The DNA region GCAAACGAACATCATGTGGCGGGTGTCGATGTCGACTTTGATCTCCCGCTCCTTCCCGTCCACCCAGGCGTGAATGGGATAGGCCACCCGCTCCCCTTCCATGAGGGTCAGCAGGCCCTGCTGCAACACCACGCCCAGGGCGTTGGGCTTGCCCGCCAGCACCGTCGACATCTTGTCGATCTCGTCGATACACACCGTGGCCCGCTCCATGGCTTCCTGCAGGGCCTCCGGTGACGGCTTCTCGCCGGCGATGGCTCGGGCGCGCTGCTCCACCGCCGCCAGCAGACGGTTGGGGCGAAATTCGAGGCGGTCGGCGTCCACCAGCAGGTTGGCGTTGATCACCGTCACGGCGCGGAACGGGCGGTACTCCGGCACCTCGTTGTAGAGGCGCTGGATGTTGTTCATGATGGTGGTCTTGCCGGTACCCGAGTTGCCGATCATCAGCAGGTTGCCGGGCTGCTTGCCGGTGGTGTGCTTGTAGATGGCGACGGAGACGAAGCGCAACGCCCGATCCTGCCCCAAAACGCCGCGGCGCAGCTCCTGGAAGATCTTCGGCGGCGTGATGTCCTCCAGCTGGCGGGGCTCGGCGCTGGCAGCAGTGAGCGGGGTGTCGGAAGACTGGCTGTCGGAAGAGCGGGAAGCGGGTGCTTGGGCGGTCATGGTCTCCATCATCTCTCCTGCAACGCCGTCGGCGAAACCGTGTCCCACGGCGGACGTGATCGAAAAGGCTCTCGGAATTCAGGCCCGCGGAGGGAGCGGGCAAAGCGGCCTACCCTTTGCAACCGCGAAGGATGGCTCTAGATTCCTACGGCTGAGCTTCGCAGAACGCCCAAGGATGAGGAAAGATTCGCCGCTCGCCCGTGACAGAAGGAGTCCGGCAGGGTCCTAGCAGCCCTCCAGTTGCTCTTCCAACACCCCGTGGAGCTCCAGCAGCTGCCGGCTGAGCTTGTGACTCGGCGCCAGGTCGATGAGGGGCCGGTGAGCGCGGTGGGATTCTCGCACCTTCACCGAGGCGCTGACGAAAGGCTCCAGCACCGGCAACCCTTCCTTCTTCAGCTCTTCCACCAGCTGCCGCGGCAGCTTGGCGCGCTCCTGGAAGAGATTGACCACCACACCGGCGACCTCCAGATCCGCATTGTGATCCTCCTTCACCTCCCGCACCGTGCCCAGGAGCTGGTAGAGGGCGCGGCGGGAGAATTCGTCGCAGTCGAAGGGGATCAAGCAGCGCTGGGCAGCGATGAGGGCGGAGAGGGTGTAGAAGCCCACCGCCGGCGGGGTGTCCAGGTAGACGCGGTCGAAGTCCTCCTCCAGCCGCTCCAAGAGCTCTTTGAGCTTGTAGATTTTGTAGCGGGACTCGAGCTTCGACTGCAGATCCGCCAGGCCGTCGCTAGCGGGGATCAGGCTGAGGTTCTCGAAGGGTGTCTCGTGAACCCAGCTGTCGGGCTCCGGCGCTAGCAGTCGAAAGCCCAGAGTCTGATCGAAGAACTCCGCGGCACCGGGAGTGGCATCGGCGGCGTCCCGACCCAGGAGGTATTGGGTCGAATTCCCTTGGGGATCGAGATCTACCACCAGGGTTCTGAGCCCCTCGGCGGCGCTCACCGCTGCCAGATTGACCACCAGGGTGGACTTGCCCACCCCGCCTTTTCGATTGAAGACCACATATCGCATCACTCTTCGCTCCCTTCAGCTACAGGCACCCGCCCGCTCTATCGGCTCTCCGGGACCGCCGGATCCACCTCCAGCGAACCCTGCTTGGCCGCCGGAGACTCCGTTGAAGCACCGGTTTCCCACGGAAAACGCTTTCACAGCGGCACCACCTCGTCAAGGTGCGGCATTCTTCCGCGGCGCGGCAAATCCTCTCGGATTCGAGCTCCTCCATGGGCCATCGAAGACCGATTCCGGATTCGGCCTGAACTTTGCATTGCCTTTGCAGCTGCCCGCCTCGACAGGCGCCCTTGCACTTGCTAAGGTGGCGATTCTTGAGCTACGAAAGGAGAAATTTGTGCGACATATCCCTAGAATTCTGGCT from Acidobacteriota bacterium includes:
- a CDS encoding AAA family ATPase; the encoded protein is MTAQAPASRSSDSQSSDTPLTAASAEPRQLEDITPPKIFQELRRGVLGQDRALRFVSVAIYKHTTGKQPGNLLMIGNSGTGKTTIMNNIQRLYNEVPEYRPFRAVTVINANLLVDADRLEFRPNRLLAAVEQRARAIAGEKPSPEALQEAMERATVCIDEIDKMSTVLAGKPNALGVVLQQGLLTLMEGERVAYPIHAWVDGKEREIKVDIDTRHMMFVCGGAFESLYDQVYERVSKPGSGAKLRKRTVRTADGQARIETRFSLAELLKPMDLFDFGMVPQFMARFEKVVVLNDLSVSVLREILMESFDSPWVRARQFFRVMKIELDMEDLAAALIAEHAAKDTRTGARALRPVVSEILNPLEFNPWDHPSLEKTDDEHYHLTVSADMARKAIES
- a CDS encoding ParA family protein — translated: MRYVVFNRKGGVGKSTLVVNLAAVSAAEGLRTLVVDLDPQGNSTQYLLGRDAADATPGAAEFFDQTLGFRLLAPEPDSWVHETPFENLSLIPASDGLADLQSKLESRYKIYKLKELLERLEEDFDRVYLDTPPAVGFYTLSALIAAQRCLIPFDCDEFSRRALYQLLGTVREVKEDHNADLEVAGVVVNLFQERAKLPRQLVEELKKEGLPVLEPFVSASVKVRESHRAHRPLIDLAPSHKLSRQLLELHGVLEEQLEGC